A genomic stretch from Caldalkalibacillus salinus includes:
- the sspI gene encoding small acid-soluble spore protein SspI → MNLNLRHAITDNLNDSNEEHIRATILDAIESGEEKMLPGLGVLFELMWNECGEQEKADIVDHIKSGLQ, encoded by the coding sequence ATGAACCTGAATTTGAGACACGCTATTACGGACAATTTAAATGATAGTAACGAAGAACATATTCGCGCCACCATATTAGACGCCATCGAAAGCGGAGAGGAAAAAATGCTTCCAGGTCTTGGTGTTTTATTCGAGTTAATGTGGAACGAATGTGGTGAACAGGAAAAAGCAGATATTGTCGATCATATTAAGAGCGGACTTCAGTAA
- a CDS encoding S-layer homology domain-containing protein — MMKRSMIWLIVVMLVFSMTPSVSATGTANDEVIEEALKKADLYHVQSEVSKSDLIERIHELFPGQFDELTEDDFRMDRHVYRPTPEEEPERHRISFHKRVSDGQFIDGHFEFVGEALELTNFYYHPGKVADAYYPPEVSRDEAEEIASAFKDEFVEGNYVLSDDEDAYMYHGSNRTLTEPVEYQFTYHLQHEDIPVRGQSVRITVLGNGEVTRFSRPQSDMSQLTFEESEALLTEEEAFDIYDDGLELALRYRADYYTPQDSNQAYLAYDPVHHINGISAVTGQYLSGGEFVTEFPEQEEIMMLVSEPVTTEQQPISPEEAKALVEELLAPADENTELHIEGVREVENHLGQEVYHVNYMYYTGNSGSGSSIEITKQGEIMNFYNHSQSERYYRPGMEREKLEPQITEEEALEKAVSAIEEYAASNMHLYSYPTTTVQHDVYEGAYRYNFPRVHDGVVFSGDSINVTISSQTGDILNFNNRFREHEFTASPEDALDVEEIREAYTEAFDLELTYVNLYNEDDEHYYLVYAPRRDTPYNYFDAQSGQWEETEGSRQRRAEGEAPLVEHAWAAEELNFLIESGIVTWSEDFDADVSMTKGQALEVLMKSLTRFWNSYGPHEDVEPTFSNIDQDHPLFDIVERAAEAGIIDPQASAFDVDANITREELAVWFIRAMRLNEAAEHADIYKLHFSDADNVSDGYQGHVALASAFGILQGNNGAFNPHQEVTLAQMAVATIRLANTITNFEHQRYLY, encoded by the coding sequence ATGATGAAACGCAGCATGATTTGGTTAATCGTTGTGATGCTTGTATTTAGTATGACGCCTAGCGTGAGTGCTACAGGTACAGCCAACGACGAAGTGATTGAAGAGGCATTAAAGAAAGCGGATCTGTATCATGTGCAATCCGAAGTCAGTAAAAGTGACCTCATTGAAAGAATTCATGAGTTATTCCCGGGACAGTTTGATGAACTTACCGAAGATGACTTCCGTATGGACCGTCATGTCTATAGACCTACGCCAGAGGAGGAACCTGAACGTCATAGAATTAGCTTTCATAAGCGAGTCAGTGACGGCCAATTTATAGACGGTCATTTTGAGTTTGTCGGTGAAGCATTAGAGCTTACAAACTTTTACTACCATCCCGGTAAAGTGGCAGATGCTTATTATCCTCCTGAAGTAAGCCGTGACGAAGCTGAGGAGATCGCAAGTGCGTTTAAAGACGAATTTGTGGAAGGGAACTATGTCCTGAGCGATGATGAAGATGCTTACATGTACCATGGTTCAAACCGTACGTTAACAGAACCGGTTGAATATCAGTTTACATATCATCTACAACACGAAGATATCCCGGTTCGTGGACAGTCTGTCAGAATTACCGTTTTAGGTAACGGTGAAGTCACAAGATTTAGTCGCCCTCAAAGCGACATGAGCCAATTAACTTTTGAAGAATCTGAAGCGTTATTAACGGAAGAAGAAGCGTTCGACATTTATGACGACGGCTTAGAATTAGCCCTACGTTATAGAGCAGATTACTATACACCGCAAGATTCAAATCAAGCTTACCTCGCTTATGACCCTGTTCACCATATTAACGGTATTAGTGCAGTGACAGGTCAATATTTATCTGGTGGTGAATTTGTAACTGAATTCCCAGAACAAGAAGAGATCATGATGCTCGTTAGTGAACCCGTTACAACTGAGCAACAACCGATTTCCCCTGAGGAAGCAAAAGCGTTAGTAGAGGAACTTCTTGCACCTGCTGATGAGAATACGGAACTCCATATTGAAGGTGTAAGAGAAGTAGAGAATCATTTAGGGCAAGAAGTATATCACGTTAATTACATGTATTATACCGGTAACTCAGGATCTGGGAGCTCTATTGAAATAACAAAACAAGGCGAAATCATGAACTTTTACAACCACAGCCAGTCTGAACGATACTATCGACCAGGTATGGAAAGAGAAAAGCTAGAACCACAGATTACAGAGGAAGAAGCGTTAGAAAAGGCGGTAAGCGCCATTGAGGAATATGCGGCCTCTAACATGCATCTTTATAGCTATCCAACAACAACAGTTCAACATGACGTTTATGAAGGAGCATACCGTTACAACTTCCCTCGTGTACATGATGGCGTCGTATTCAGTGGCGACTCTATTAATGTCACTATATCATCTCAAACAGGTGATATCTTAAACTTTAATAATCGCTTCCGTGAGCACGAATTTACGGCTTCACCTGAAGATGCTCTAGATGTAGAGGAGATAAGGGAGGCCTATACAGAAGCGTTTGATTTGGAACTCACTTATGTGAATCTGTATAATGAAGATGACGAACATTACTACCTCGTGTACGCACCGAGGCGTGATACACCTTACAATTACTTTGATGCCCAATCAGGTCAGTGGGAAGAAACTGAAGGTTCGCGTCAACGTAGAGCAGAAGGAGAAGCGCCACTTGTTGAGCATGCTTGGGCAGCAGAAGAACTCAATTTCTTAATTGAGTCCGGGATTGTGACATGGTCAGAGGACTTTGATGCAGATGTGAGCATGACAAAAGGGCAAGCGTTAGAGGTGTTAATGAAATCCTTAACTCGCTTTTGGAATTCTTACGGTCCACATGAGGATGTAGAGCCAACGTTCAGCAACATTGATCAAGATCACCCGTTGTTTGACATCGTTGAGCGTGCAGCAGAAGCAGGCATCATTGATCCTCAAGCTAGTGCTTTTGATGTCGATGCAAACATCACGCGTGAAGAGTTAGCCGTTTGGTTTATTAGAGCAATGCGTCTTAATGAGGCCGCTGAGCATGCGGATATCTATAAGCTCCACTTCAGTGACGCAGACAATGTATCTGATGGTTACCAAGGACATGTGGCACTAGCATCCGCATTTGGCATACTCCAAGGTAACAATGGGGCTTTCAACCCTCATCAAGAGGTGACACTGGCTCAAATGGCGGTAGCGACAATTCGCTTAGCGAACACCATTACAAACTTCGAACACCAACGTTATCTATACTAA
- a CDS encoding glycosyltransferase, translated as MTTANRIKKGYEGQGRSVKVLAYSEGLTGPDFQQVLENSSTKPVLHILHITRFVQWMQYEEVSIPSSYMVTMGGTDIHMQLSQRDLTQAEFAFVDKAQYVTLFTQEAKEILSQHNPAWESKLVVIPQGIELPTMPEKNGPLTGEVEESADDRPFHILLPAGLREVKDVLHLLPAWEHLYNKDRRLKVTIIGEVLEQPVLQDVKSACQAYPFLQFQDSVSFQQMGSLYAQADLVINTSKQEGQPTAVCEAMGLGIPVIVRDNPGNRSFVTHGQTGYVYQEPRDFVHLVDELINHPEKTERMVKKAQHFVQSILSVEKEIQAYLNLLTKLRR; from the coding sequence GTGACAACGGCAAATAGAATCAAGAAGGGCTATGAGGGTCAAGGGCGGTCAGTCAAAGTGTTAGCCTACAGTGAAGGCCTAACAGGACCGGATTTTCAACAAGTTTTAGAAAACAGCAGTACAAAGCCAGTATTGCATATTTTGCATATCACTCGCTTTGTTCAATGGATGCAATACGAAGAGGTTTCAATTCCCTCATCTTATATGGTGACGATGGGGGGGACAGATATTCATATGCAGCTCTCACAACGTGATTTGACGCAGGCTGAGTTTGCATTTGTGGATAAAGCGCAATACGTCACGTTGTTTACACAAGAAGCAAAGGAGATTCTATCCCAACATAACCCAGCTTGGGAAAGCAAGCTAGTCGTCATTCCACAAGGGATTGAACTCCCTACAATGCCTGAAAAAAACGGACCACTGACAGGTGAAGTTGAAGAATCTGCAGATGATCGTCCTTTCCATATTCTTCTGCCTGCGGGTCTTAGAGAAGTGAAAGATGTTTTGCATCTGTTACCTGCGTGGGAGCACTTATACAACAAGGATCGCCGTTTGAAAGTCACCATCATCGGAGAAGTATTAGAGCAGCCAGTCTTACAAGACGTAAAATCAGCCTGTCAGGCTTACCCGTTTCTACAGTTTCAGGATTCTGTTTCTTTTCAGCAGATGGGAAGTCTGTATGCCCAAGCGGACCTCGTTATTAATACGTCTAAACAGGAAGGACAACCGACGGCCGTCTGCGAAGCTATGGGGCTTGGTATTCCGGTAATTGTGAGAGACAATCCGGGAAATAGAAGCTTCGTGACACATGGCCAGACGGGTTATGTTTATCAGGAGCCGCGAGACTTTGTACATCTGGTCGACGAGCTGATCAATCACCCCGAGAAAACAGAGCGAATGGTAAAAAAGGCACAACACTTTGTACAATCTATACTCAGTGTGGAAAAAGAGATACAAGCGTATCTCAACCTATTAACCAAATTAAGACGATAA
- a CDS encoding LacI family DNA-binding transcriptional regulator gives MPITIRDVAKHAGVAPSTVSRVIANSNRISQRTKEKVFQSMKELGYHPNYNARSLAVKNTKCLGIIMPRSTEEAFQNPFFPEVIRGISVCANEKGYALFLSTGGNEEQHREAVVDMVQGRRVDGVISLYTKVDDPLVEYLSDQDFPFVVVGQPYNDKLKISYVDNDNVQAAKEATEHLIKLGHRHIGFVGGSIDLLVTRNRLIGYRQALEEAGMAYDESLAIHESFLQEGGYKAMVELLRNDNPPTALLVIDDVMALGVISALSEIGISVPQQVSVVSMNDVPIAKVSSPPLTTVNIGIYDLGYQATKKLLKWVEEDEPDFTPTIVEHQLMVRHSTAKRQTESQNV, from the coding sequence ATGCCGATCACCATCAGAGATGTGGCCAAACATGCAGGTGTTGCCCCGTCTACCGTATCAAGGGTTATTGCGAACAGTAACCGCATCAGTCAACGTACAAAAGAAAAAGTTTTTCAATCTATGAAAGAACTAGGATATCATCCTAACTATAATGCAAGAAGTTTAGCAGTTAAGAACACGAAATGCTTGGGAATTATCATGCCTAGGTCCACGGAAGAAGCGTTTCAAAACCCGTTTTTCCCAGAAGTGATTCGAGGCATTAGCGTTTGTGCGAATGAAAAAGGGTACGCCCTATTTTTATCAACGGGGGGCAATGAGGAGCAGCATAGAGAAGCCGTTGTTGATATGGTCCAAGGTCGACGAGTAGATGGTGTTATATCACTATATACAAAGGTAGATGACCCATTAGTCGAGTATTTAAGCGACCAAGATTTCCCATTTGTCGTTGTAGGACAACCCTATAACGATAAGTTAAAGATTTCATATGTGGACAATGATAATGTACAAGCGGCGAAAGAAGCGACTGAACATTTAATCAAACTAGGACATCGTCACATTGGATTCGTTGGTGGATCTATCGATTTATTGGTAACAAGAAACCGATTAATTGGCTATCGCCAAGCGTTAGAAGAGGCCGGAATGGCGTATGATGAGTCTTTAGCTATACACGAATCCTTTCTCCAAGAGGGAGGATATAAAGCGATGGTAGAGCTCCTGCGAAACGATAATCCTCCTACTGCACTCCTTGTGATTGATGATGTGATGGCTTTAGGGGTTATCAGCGCGCTTAGTGAGATCGGGATTTCGGTTCCTCAACAGGTTTCAGTGGTCAGTATGAATGATGTCCCGATTGCCAAGGTTTCCTCCCCACCCCTGACGACAGTAAACATTGGTATATATGATTTGGGTTATCAAGCGACGAAAAAACTACTAAAGTGGGTAGAGGAAGACGAACCTGATTTCACACCAACGATCGTTGAACATCAGTTGATGGTTCGCCATTCTACAGCGAAAAGGCAAACAGAATCACAAAACGTTTAG
- the phnE gene encoding phosphonate ABC transporter, permease protein PhnE — protein MWFNRKNILLSITIIGVLIWSAIGTDFSLDKLRNFAEHYQEIIDLWFPPNFERVDRAFNAILLTLQVAFFGSFVALLIVLPISFFAAKNTSPNATIYHLVRNSLSVLRSVPDIVIGIILVMAIGLGPFPAVMAILLHNIGVLGKLISELIEAADKGPQEAVASLGLGRMMIAMYGILPQIIPNILSHYFYRFEVAIRSSIILGFIGGGGIGQLLMNAQRVYAYGDVMLYVLFIMALVILVDMMSSYVRSRVI, from the coding sequence ATGTGGTTTAATCGCAAGAACATATTACTATCTATTACCATTATCGGCGTACTGATCTGGAGTGCTATCGGTACGGATTTCAGCTTGGACAAGCTGAGAAATTTTGCAGAGCATTATCAAGAGATCATTGATTTGTGGTTCCCGCCTAACTTTGAAAGAGTGGACCGTGCTTTTAATGCGATATTGCTTACCTTACAGGTGGCTTTCTTTGGCTCCTTTGTAGCACTCCTGATTGTATTACCGATCAGTTTTTTTGCAGCCAAGAATACAAGTCCTAATGCGACGATATATCATCTCGTTCGAAACAGTTTGAGCGTGTTACGTTCTGTACCGGACATCGTCATTGGGATTATATTGGTCATGGCAATCGGATTGGGACCTTTCCCAGCGGTGATGGCCATTCTTTTACACAACATAGGGGTCTTAGGTAAACTCATCTCAGAATTGATTGAAGCAGCGGACAAAGGACCACAGGAAGCGGTCGCTTCCTTAGGGTTAGGAAGAATGATGATTGCGATGTACGGTATTCTTCCTCAAATCATTCCTAATATCTTGTCCCATTATTTTTATCGTTTTGAAGTGGCGATACGCTCTTCTATTATTCTAGGGTTTATTGGCGGTGGCGGCATCGGACAACTGTTGATGAACGCGCAAAGGGTTTACGCTTATGGTGATGTGATGCTCTATGTGCTTTTCATCATGGCACTCGTCATTTTGGTGGATATGATGAGTAGTTACGTCCGAAGTCGCGTCATATAG
- the phnC gene encoding phosphonate ABC transporter ATP-binding protein, with protein sequence MTLILKELNVSYKTRRREEQALDHVDLTVQEGEFIGILGRSGAGKSTLVRCINQLVRPSSGQVLWNGMDLSTLKGPRLRKVRREIGMVFQQFHLIPRLTVLQNAVLGNFGYRPLYKNIVGYISKEESNRALHALERVGIEHLAQKRVDQLSGGQQQRVAIARVIMQQPKILLGDEPVASLDPTTSKQVLQLMKEIHHTEGMTTIVNLHDVQLALDYCQRIIGLKNGQIIFDGAHDEVTTDVLDEIYA encoded by the coding sequence ATGACACTCATACTCAAAGAATTAAACGTTTCTTACAAAACACGTCGAAGAGAAGAGCAAGCCCTTGATCACGTTGATTTAACGGTTCAAGAAGGAGAGTTTATTGGGATACTAGGACGCAGTGGAGCGGGAAAATCAACATTGGTACGTTGTATTAACCAACTAGTCAGACCTTCAAGCGGCCAAGTCCTATGGAACGGAATGGATCTCAGCACCTTAAAGGGACCTAGACTTCGGAAGGTGAGAAGAGAGATTGGGATGGTCTTTCAACAATTTCATCTTATTCCAAGGCTGACCGTGTTACAGAATGCTGTGCTCGGAAACTTTGGGTATAGGCCCCTGTATAAGAATATTGTGGGTTACATCTCAAAAGAAGAATCAAATAGAGCATTGCACGCTCTTGAACGAGTAGGGATCGAACATCTGGCACAGAAGCGTGTCGATCAATTGAGTGGTGGACAACAGCAACGAGTGGCCATTGCCAGAGTGATCATGCAACAACCTAAAATACTACTAGGCGATGAACCTGTTGCCAGTTTAGATCCTACTACAAGCAAACAAGTGTTACAGCTCATGAAAGAGATACACCACACCGAAGGCATGACCACCATTGTGAACTTACATGATGTACAGTTGGCCTTAGATTATTGTCAACGTATTATCGGCTTGAAAAACGGGCAAATCATCTTTGATGGTGCGCATGACGAGGTGACAACAGACGTATTAGATGAGATATATGCTTAA
- a CDS encoding M42 family metallopeptidase, whose product MSLEPTLQMFKDLTEAPGAPGHEQNVRNIMRKWILPFSHEVYQDNIGSLVAKKVGNQNGPKVMVAGHLDEIGFMITHITDDGFLRFQTLGGWWEQVMLAQRVSVLTSKGEIEGVIGSKPPHILSAEARKKAVDKKEMFIDIGATSREEAETFGVRPGDTVVPICPFTVMKNPKMLMAKAWDNRIGCAIAIEVLKRLKDEGHPNEVYGVGTVQEEVGLRGAQTSAHVVQPDIAFAVDVGIAGDTPGVKPDEALAKMGKGPQLLIYDASMIGHKDLRDFVVNVAEENDIPFQYDYVPGGGTDAGKMHLTGNGVPSLAIGIATRYIHSHAAILHRDDFENAVNLLVEVIKKLDEQTVKQIIG is encoded by the coding sequence ATGAGTTTAGAACCCACATTACAGATGTTTAAGGATTTAACTGAAGCACCAGGTGCACCTGGACACGAGCAGAATGTTCGTAACATTATGAGAAAATGGATTCTTCCTTTCTCTCATGAAGTTTACCAAGATAACATTGGGAGCTTGGTTGCCAAGAAAGTAGGCAACCAAAACGGACCCAAAGTTATGGTTGCTGGTCACTTGGACGAGATTGGATTTATGATTACTCATATCACAGATGACGGATTCTTACGTTTTCAAACACTTGGGGGTTGGTGGGAGCAAGTCATGCTGGCTCAACGTGTGAGTGTATTGACATCAAAAGGTGAGATTGAGGGTGTGATAGGCTCTAAACCCCCACATATCCTTTCAGCCGAGGCACGTAAGAAAGCAGTAGATAAAAAAGAGATGTTTATTGATATCGGTGCGACAAGTCGTGAGGAAGCGGAAACGTTTGGGGTTCGGCCTGGAGATACAGTGGTCCCCATCTGTCCTTTTACGGTGATGAAAAACCCTAAAATGCTCATGGCAAAAGCGTGGGATAATCGGATTGGTTGTGCCATTGCAATCGAAGTGTTGAAAAGGCTAAAGGACGAAGGACACCCTAACGAAGTATACGGTGTAGGAACCGTTCAGGAAGAGGTCGGATTAAGAGGGGCTCAAACATCAGCACACGTCGTGCAGCCAGACATTGCGTTTGCCGTTGATGTTGGTATTGCAGGTGACACACCAGGTGTCAAACCGGACGAAGCTTTAGCAAAAATGGGCAAAGGTCCCCAATTGTTAATTTACGATGCGTCTATGATTGGTCATAAAGATCTCAGAGACTTTGTCGTCAATGTAGCGGAAGAAAACGATATTCCCTTCCAATACGACTATGTCCCGGGTGGGGGCACAGACGCAGGTAAGATGCATTTAACTGGGAATGGAGTCCCCTCATTAGCTATCGGTATAGCTACACGTTATATTCATAGTCATGCCGCTATTTTACACCGTGATGATTTTGAAAACGCAGTAAACCTACTTGTGGAGGTCATTAAAAAGTTAGACGAGCAAACGGTAAAACAAATTATCGGTTAA
- the phnD gene encoding phosphate/phosphite/phosphonate ABC transporter substrate-binding protein, with the protein MKKWVLSLILMLVLSLSACGTAEEEPQANESEDTFKIGVIPALTEGNLEEPMEKLEQVLDDALEQDVELEVYPDYNGVVEALNFDHIQLAYLGPATYLEAHHRSGAQAILTQLIDGKPYYHSYIVTQHDAPWESLDDLLAEAEEVSFAFGDQSSTSGSIVPSHELKQRGVWEDEQTSDFGEMRYTGSHDATGIAVQNGQVDAGAIDSAYFNLLIEQGTLDESKFKVLWQSEELFQYPWAVSSEVDEETIQTIQDTFINIEDEEILGGFGASAFVEASDEDYESIRKVMEEMGRLD; encoded by the coding sequence ATGAAAAAATGGGTATTATCTTTGATTTTAATGTTAGTTTTGAGTTTAAGTGCTTGTGGAACAGCTGAGGAAGAACCTCAGGCCAATGAAAGTGAGGACACATTCAAAATAGGGGTTATACCCGCTTTGACCGAGGGTAACCTAGAAGAGCCGATGGAAAAGCTTGAACAGGTTCTAGATGACGCGTTGGAGCAAGATGTGGAGCTTGAAGTCTACCCCGATTACAATGGTGTCGTCGAAGCACTTAATTTTGATCACATACAGTTGGCCTATTTAGGACCAGCCACTTATCTTGAAGCCCATCACCGTTCTGGGGCCCAAGCGATTTTGACCCAACTGATTGATGGTAAACCCTACTATCATTCTTACATTGTGACACAGCATGATGCCCCGTGGGAGAGTCTTGATGACCTATTAGCTGAGGCTGAAGAGGTATCTTTTGCATTTGGAGACCAAAGCTCTACGTCGGGTAGCATTGTGCCTAGTCATGAGCTTAAACAACGTGGTGTTTGGGAAGATGAACAGACGTCAGATTTTGGAGAGATGAGATATACCGGCTCTCATGATGCGACCGGAATCGCTGTTCAAAACGGTCAAGTTGACGCCGGAGCAATCGATAGCGCCTATTTTAACTTATTAATCGAGCAAGGCACGCTAGATGAATCCAAATTTAAAGTCTTATGGCAGTCAGAAGAATTGTTCCAATATCCTTGGGCTGTGTCCTCTGAAGTAGATGAAGAGACGATTCAAACGATTCAGGACACGTTTATCAATATTGAAGATGAAGAGATATTGGGAGGATTCGGCGCATCAGCCTTTGTTGAAGCGTCTGACGAAGACTACGAGTCCATTCGTAAAGTGATGGAAGAGATGGGACGTTTGGATTAA
- a CDS encoding TrmH family RNA methyltransferase, producing the protein MFIHSSQNPTFKLWKKLHTKKGRRAQQRFLIEGIHMAEEALQSTYIIDEMIISEDFNLPESWAAQIKSAKPKVMTLTNELFSQISSTPSPQGIAMTVRLNNENDVKSVMRECTSLMLIDQVQDPGNLGTIMRTADAAGIDAVILGKGTVDVYSDKVLRSTQGSVFHIPLVEADLFNTILTLREQNWSVVGTSLQGATPYTEMGTIDHPYALLVGNEANGCSEQLLDLVTHKVKIPMYGKVESLNVGVATGILLYYLQHETKHLPHR; encoded by the coding sequence ATGTTCATTCACTCTTCCCAAAATCCAACATTTAAATTGTGGAAAAAGTTACATACAAAAAAAGGACGTCGAGCGCAACAACGATTCTTAATCGAAGGCATCCATATGGCTGAGGAAGCATTGCAGTCTACATATATTATTGATGAAATGATTATCTCTGAAGATTTCAATCTACCTGAGTCATGGGCTGCACAGATAAAAAGTGCAAAACCTAAAGTCATGACCCTTACAAACGAGCTTTTTTCACAAATTTCCTCCACGCCCTCACCGCAAGGTATTGCGATGACCGTCAGGCTGAATAATGAGAATGACGTAAAAAGTGTGATGAGAGAATGCACATCGTTAATGTTAATTGACCAAGTTCAAGATCCGGGAAACTTGGGTACAATAATGAGAACAGCTGACGCCGCTGGCATTGATGCTGTCATTTTAGGAAAAGGCACCGTTGATGTGTATTCAGACAAAGTCCTTAGATCCACACAAGGGTCGGTGTTTCACATTCCGCTCGTTGAAGCTGATTTGTTTAACACAATCCTCACGTTGAGGGAGCAAAACTGGTCAGTTGTAGGCACAAGTTTGCAGGGAGCCACACCCTATACTGAGATGGGGACAATCGATCATCCTTATGCCTTACTCGTAGGTAATGAAGCCAACGGTTGCTCAGAACAACTATTGGATCTTGTGACACATAAAGTCAAGATACCGATGTATGGCAAAGTCGAGTCACTCAACGTTGGTGTAGCGACTGGTATTTTGCTTTATTACTTGCAACACGAGACTAAGCATCTGCCTCACAGATAA
- a CDS encoding alpha-glycosidase produces MFLEAVFHQPKSNYAYAYDQETLHIRVRTKRDDVTTVSLFHCDKYDLNGTQQLTTMHKVASDALFDYYEASVKPPYRRCTYGFHLISGADQIWYTEGGFFLERPTIPTGLFEFPFLNAADVFSPPEWVKDAVFYQIFPERFANGDPSNDPQNVAPWGGQPQYDNFFGGDLQGVIDHIDYLKDLGVNALYFTPLFEATTNHKYDTVDYKKVDPHFGDSQLLKALVHICHQNNIKVMLDAVFNHSGYYFAPFQDVIRNQEHSPYRDWFYVHEFPVQTEPRPSYDTFAFTHMMPKLNTENPEVKAYLLEVARYYIEEIGMDGWRLDVANEVDHAFWRAFRRVVKAANPDAYILGEIWHQSMPWLQGDQFDAVMNYPVTNTILDFFCKNRIDAQQFKNEINRMYVAYPLQANEVAFNLLDSHDTPRLLTICGENVDKMKLAATFQLTYRGAPCIYYGDDVGLTGGEDPDCRKTMVWDKEKQNHDLLSFYQTMIRLRHENPALRQGSLSFLLAESHSSVLVYERRLTDEHFIIMMNAADTTQEATFTLPQGLWMDALTHHKITEQTADSSYTVTLEPYEYKILKQQ; encoded by the coding sequence ATGTTTTTAGAAGCTGTTTTTCATCAGCCAAAATCCAATTATGCCTACGCTTATGATCAAGAGACGCTCCATATTCGCGTGCGTACAAAAAGAGATGATGTGACCACTGTGAGTCTGTTCCATTGTGATAAGTATGATCTAAATGGGACTCAACAACTCACGACCATGCATAAGGTGGCGAGTGACGCTTTATTTGATTACTACGAGGCGTCTGTTAAGCCGCCTTATCGTCGATGTACATACGGGTTTCATTTAATATCTGGCGCAGATCAAATATGGTATACAGAAGGCGGCTTTTTTCTGGAACGCCCCACAATACCTACAGGCCTCTTTGAATTTCCATTTCTTAATGCCGCCGATGTCTTTAGTCCTCCGGAGTGGGTGAAAGATGCTGTCTTTTATCAAATTTTCCCTGAGCGTTTTGCTAACGGAGATCCGTCTAACGATCCTCAAAATGTGGCGCCTTGGGGCGGACAACCTCAGTATGATAATTTTTTTGGTGGGGACTTACAGGGTGTGATCGATCACATCGATTATCTCAAAGATCTCGGTGTGAATGCGCTGTATTTCACCCCCCTATTCGAAGCCACAACGAATCACAAGTACGACACTGTGGATTACAAAAAGGTTGATCCTCACTTCGGCGATAGTCAATTGTTAAAAGCCTTAGTCCACATCTGCCACCAGAACAATATCAAAGTGATGCTCGACGCCGTTTTTAACCATTCAGGCTATTACTTCGCGCCATTTCAAGATGTGATCAGAAATCAAGAACACTCTCCCTATCGCGACTGGTTTTATGTCCATGAATTTCCAGTTCAAACCGAACCACGTCCGAGTTACGATACCTTTGCCTTCACTCATATGATGCCAAAATTAAATACTGAGAACCCGGAAGTCAAAGCCTATCTATTAGAGGTCGCTCGTTACTACATTGAAGAGATTGGTATGGATGGCTGGCGCTTAGACGTTGCCAACGAAGTTGATCACGCCTTTTGGAGAGCATTTCGACGGGTTGTAAAAGCGGCTAATCCTGACGCTTATATCTTAGGGGAAATTTGGCATCAGTCTATGCCGTGGCTTCAAGGTGACCAGTTCGATGCCGTGATGAACTATCCCGTGACAAATACCATATTAGACTTTTTCTGTAAAAATAGGATAGATGCCCAGCAATTCAAAAATGAAATTAATCGTATGTATGTGGCTTACCCTCTACAGGCCAACGAAGTGGCCTTTAATCTGCTAGACTCACATGATACACCTAGGCTGTTAACGATCTGCGGAGAAAACGTTGATAAGATGAAATTAGCGGCAACGTTTCAATTAACATATCGGGGTGCGCCCTGTATTTACTATGGGGATGATGTGGGTTTAACGGGTGGAGAAGACCCGGACTGTCGTAAAACGATGGTGTGGGACAAAGAGAAGCAAAACCATGACTTGTTATCCTTTTACCAAACGATGATACGCTTGCGGCATGAGAATCCCGCTTTACGTCAAGGCAGCCTCTCTTTTTTGCTCGCTGAGTCCCACTCGTCAGTCCTTGTCTATGAAAGACGGTTAACGGACGAGCATTTTATCATCATGATGAACGCGGCTGACACAACTCAGGAGGCAACGTTCACGCTACCTCAAGGGCTATGGATGGATGCTTTGACACATCACAAAATAACGGAGCAAACAGCTGATAGTTCGTATACAGTCACCCTAGAACCCTACGAGTATAAAATTTTAAAGCAACAATGA